The following proteins come from a genomic window of Pirellula staleyi DSM 6068:
- a CDS encoding cupin domain-containing protein encodes MNIQSTTPFITKDGSQIREILAHRNSSIRNQSLAEAVVYPGRWTAAHFHRVTEEIYFILDGSGLMRLDGEERPVFTGDAVAIPPGKIHSILCTSSQPLKMLCCCAPAYEHDDTVLV; translated from the coding sequence GTGAACATCCAATCCACCACGCCGTTTATTACCAAAGATGGTTCGCAGATTCGTGAGATCCTGGCGCATCGCAATTCGAGCATCCGCAATCAAAGTCTCGCGGAAGCGGTGGTCTATCCCGGACGCTGGACAGCCGCCCATTTTCATCGTGTCACCGAAGAGATCTATTTTATCCTCGACGGCAGTGGGCTGATGCGGCTCGATGGTGAAGAGCGACCGGTGTTCACCGGCGACGCGGTCGCGATTCCGCCTGGGAAGATCCACAGCATCCTCTGCACCAGCAGTCAGCCGCTGAAGATGCTCTGCTGCTGTGCTCCGGCCTACGAGCACGACGACACGGTGCTGGTGTAA
- a CDS encoding DUF4105 domain-containing protein, protein MLCAAQVGCRSGGQLASEGPLNLEELGLPTIEMPAEGLPAVKLPTTLPSPREQVNSALETTKVQLASLTHAKQPTNDADWVDELKVLPYATTSGDKITIHNIRDCEFFTYRDSLVNHIDRTYKLDDVQTVDFIMVPFNNNRAIAHTMLSFGFKNGEYLGASAEVRLEKGEQYDAALGLFGQFELTYVLATERDLIPVRTTYRECDVYVYRSTATPRQSQLLFVDVLKRVNSLKEKPEFYDTLSNNCTTNIVRHINAISPGLVPHDYRVLFPGFADRLAYDLKLIDTSAPFETVRQRSRITDLATRYQKSPDFSARIRSGETLR, encoded by the coding sequence GTGCTCTGCGCGGCGCAGGTCGGCTGTCGCTCGGGTGGGCAACTGGCGAGCGAAGGCCCTCTCAATCTCGAAGAACTGGGTCTACCGACCATCGAAATGCCGGCGGAAGGTTTGCCGGCGGTCAAACTTCCCACGACGTTGCCTTCGCCGCGCGAGCAGGTCAACAGCGCGCTCGAGACGACGAAAGTGCAGCTCGCTTCGCTCACGCATGCCAAACAGCCGACCAACGATGCCGACTGGGTCGACGAACTGAAGGTGCTTCCGTATGCCACAACCAGTGGCGACAAGATCACGATCCACAACATTCGCGACTGCGAGTTCTTCACCTATCGCGACAGTTTGGTGAATCACATCGACCGGACGTATAAGCTCGACGATGTGCAAACGGTCGACTTCATCATGGTGCCGTTCAACAACAACCGGGCCATCGCCCACACGATGCTGAGCTTTGGTTTTAAGAATGGCGAGTATCTGGGAGCCTCGGCCGAGGTGCGACTCGAAAAGGGAGAGCAGTACGACGCCGCGCTCGGGCTGTTTGGTCAGTTCGAGCTGACGTACGTGCTGGCGACCGAACGAGATTTGATTCCGGTGCGCACCACCTACCGGGAATGCGATGTCTATGTCTACCGCAGCACCGCGACACCGCGCCAATCGCAGCTGCTGTTTGTTGATGTGCTGAAACGCGTGAACAGCCTCAAAGAGAAGCCAGAGTTCTACGACACACTGTCGAACAACTGCACCACCAACATTGTGCGGCATATCAACGCCATCTCGCCCGGTTTGGTCCCCCACGACTACCGGGTGCTGTTTCCCGGGTTTGCCGATCGGCTGGCGTACGACCTGAAGCTGATCGATACGAGCGCTCCGTTTGAAACGGTGCGTCAGCGGTCGCGCATCACCGATCTGGCGACGCGCTATCAAAAGAGCCCCGATTTCTCGGCTCGCATCCGCAGCGGAGAAACGCTGCGCTAG
- a CDS encoding thiamine pyrophosphate-binding protein: MTSATNKSISGIEAMVELLAGLGVRYVFGNPGTTELPLNDLLVTDQRLQYILGLQEVPVMGMADGYAMASGTIGLVNLHISCGLGNAMGILYNAYREGTPLLVTAGQQDRRLAFDEPILGGDMVSVARPWTKWSVEVSRVEDLPTALRRAVQCALTPPTGPVFLSLPIDVQLERSDKLDLAPIRLPDFRVRPPQAAIAEASRVLLEARNPAILAGSRVCERSAVSELVTVAEILGCPVYSEPGTTHGRLAFPCDHPLYGQGLPLWSPEVLERLAPHDCIFVTGMDLMRLYMFHEPSRPLPPNIKIVHLDESSWQLNKNYACDVAILGDTREGLALLSSEMRLKQTSAKQEELHARRQRTAAAHQAAREKLEAQIARLEPTTPLSPLAAMAAVARVLPPDIAVVEEAVTTTGTTLERLGAIKNTTGYFGHRGWTLGWGLGVAIGAKLAWPDRPVLAILGEGAALYGIQGLWTAARYQLPVIFLICNNAQYQILKIGARGLGLPQALEGNFEALDIAAPEVDFVSLARSLGVDSMRITSASELSEVLAANWNRRSPLLIDLPIERTTQPRLNYG, encoded by the coding sequence ATGACCAGTGCAACGAATAAATCGATCTCCGGCATCGAAGCGATGGTGGAACTGCTCGCCGGATTGGGTGTCCGCTATGTCTTTGGAAATCCAGGGACCACTGAACTGCCCCTCAACGATCTGCTGGTGACCGACCAGCGGCTGCAGTACATCCTCGGCCTGCAAGAGGTTCCCGTGATGGGAATGGCCGATGGCTACGCGATGGCCTCGGGAACGATTGGTCTGGTGAATCTGCACATCAGCTGTGGCCTGGGGAATGCGATGGGCATTTTGTACAACGCCTATCGCGAAGGGACGCCGCTGCTGGTGACCGCCGGTCAGCAAGATCGCCGACTGGCGTTCGACGAGCCGATTCTTGGTGGCGACATGGTGAGTGTCGCGCGCCCCTGGACCAAATGGTCGGTGGAAGTCAGCCGCGTCGAAGATTTACCCACCGCGCTGCGTCGCGCTGTGCAGTGCGCGCTCACCCCTCCCACCGGCCCGGTTTTTTTATCCCTTCCGATCGACGTGCAACTCGAGCGGAGCGATAAGCTCGACCTCGCGCCGATTCGCTTACCCGATTTTCGGGTCCGTCCGCCGCAAGCCGCCATCGCCGAGGCCTCGCGCGTGCTGCTCGAAGCGCGCAACCCAGCCATCCTCGCTGGCAGCCGCGTTTGCGAGCGGTCGGCTGTCAGCGAGCTCGTCACCGTCGCCGAAATCTTGGGCTGCCCGGTCTACAGCGAACCTGGCACCACGCATGGCCGGCTTGCCTTTCCGTGCGATCATCCCCTCTACGGCCAAGGCTTGCCCCTCTGGTCCCCCGAAGTGCTCGAACGGCTCGCGCCACACGACTGCATCTTTGTCACCGGCATGGACCTGATGCGGCTCTACATGTTTCACGAGCCATCGCGCCCCCTGCCGCCGAACATCAAGATCGTGCATCTCGACGAGAGTAGCTGGCAGCTCAACAAGAACTACGCCTGCGACGTGGCGATTCTCGGCGACACGCGCGAAGGGCTCGCGCTCCTGTCGAGCGAAATGCGGCTGAAGCAAACCTCGGCCAAGCAAGAGGAACTCCACGCGCGCCGCCAGCGCACTGCAGCGGCGCATCAAGCGGCGCGCGAAAAACTCGAAGCACAAATCGCTAGACTCGAGCCCACGACCCCTCTCTCGCCACTGGCGGCCATGGCGGCTGTCGCCCGCGTCTTGCCCCCCGATATCGCCGTGGTCGAAGAAGCGGTCACCACCACCGGCACCACACTCGAGCGGCTCGGAGCCATCAAAAACACGACCGGCTATTTCGGCCATCGTGGCTGGACGCTCGGCTGGGGACTCGGCGTGGCGATCGGCGCCAAACTCGCCTGGCCCGATCGTCCCGTCCTCGCAATTCTCGGCGAAGGAGCAGCGCTCTACGGCATCCAAGGTTTATGGACCGCAGCCCGCTATCAGCTCCCGGTCATCTTCCTGATTTGCAACAACGCCCAGTATCAGATCCTGAAAATCGGCGCTCGTGGACTCGGTCTCCCTCAAGCGCTCGAAGGGAATTTTGAAGCGCTCGATATCGCCGCGCCCGAGGTCGATTTTGTCAGCCTCGCGCGATCACTAGGGGTCGACTCGATGCGCATCACCTCCGCTAGTGAACTAAGCGAAGTGCTCGCCGCCAACTGGAATCGTCGCTCGCCACTGCTGATCGACTTGCCAATCGAGCGCACCACGCAGCCTCGCCTCAATTACGGATAA
- a CDS encoding N-formylglutamate amidohydrolase, translating to MNPLLQLRSYVWLVAAMVAMAPKISRGEPQLLPAAIEPGKSYFSRHEYVEYIAGNLPLVISVPHGGRQKPSDIPERVEGTLAFDRNTQELARAIVKAIHDKTGGWPHVVICKLSRTRVDCNREIKEATAGNPSATIAWNDYHSLIEHARKGVGKSHGRGLFIDLHGHGHPPQRLEIGYLLSQTLLQLDDEKLSDPKLLERCSLQSVALRGRTSFVDLIRGKQSFGTMMEAQGFPATPSAKTPHPPIPYFRGGYNVDRHGRDGAPLAGFQIECNYTGVRDTPENMQRFGQAITSVLEAYYPIHFGIDFAPAQVSEQPGAKPREEPPVQPHSQPAATSAAQSAPSTPAATAEPLAPRLRPRLRSRMRGGCE from the coding sequence ATGAATCCACTGCTGCAACTGCGCTCGTATGTTTGGCTCGTCGCGGCGATGGTGGCGATGGCCCCCAAGATTTCGCGCGGTGAGCCTCAGCTTCTCCCGGCAGCTATCGAGCCGGGCAAAAGCTACTTCAGTCGGCACGAGTATGTCGAATACATCGCAGGCAACTTACCGCTGGTGATCTCGGTGCCGCATGGCGGGCGTCAGAAGCCGAGCGATATCCCCGAGCGCGTGGAGGGGACACTCGCCTTTGATCGTAACACCCAAGAGTTGGCCCGCGCGATTGTGAAAGCGATTCACGACAAGACCGGTGGCTGGCCCCATGTGGTGATTTGCAAATTATCGCGCACGCGAGTCGACTGTAATCGCGAAATCAAAGAAGCAACCGCTGGCAATCCTTCCGCCACCATCGCTTGGAACGACTATCACAGCCTCATCGAGCACGCGCGAAAAGGAGTCGGCAAGTCGCATGGGCGCGGACTCTTTATCGACCTGCATGGGCATGGTCATCCGCCGCAGCGTTTAGAGATTGGCTATCTGCTGAGCCAAACGCTGCTGCAGCTCGACGACGAGAAACTGAGCGATCCGAAACTGCTCGAGCGATGCAGCCTGCAATCGGTGGCGCTCCGCGGCCGGACCAGCTTCGTCGATCTCATTCGAGGGAAGCAGAGCTTCGGGACAATGATGGAAGCGCAAGGCTTTCCCGCGACTCCGAGCGCGAAGACGCCTCATCCTCCAATCCCCTATTTTCGCGGCGGCTATAACGTCGATCGCCATGGTCGCGATGGCGCGCCGCTCGCCGGATTTCAGATCGAATGCAACTACACCGGCGTGCGCGATACGCCTGAAAACATGCAGCGCTTTGGCCAGGCCATCACCAGCGTGCTCGAAGCGTACTATCCCATTCACTTCGGAATCGATTTCGCCCCGGCACAGGTCTCTGAACAGCCCGGCGCTAAGCCTCGAGAAGAGCCTCCGGTGCAGCCCCATTCCCAGCCCGCAGCCACGTCCGCAGCACAGTCTGCCCCGAGCACTCCCGCTGCTACAGCCGAGCCCCTCGCACCACGCCTGCGACCACGTCTCCGCTCCCGCATGCGTGGCGGCTGCGAGTGA
- a CDS encoding DNA-3-methyladenine glycosylase translates to MNTSLGKHFFARKPEVVARDLLGKILVRQVRGQLGSMLLAGRIVETEAYLATGDPACHASRGMTRKNSTMFERAGLVYVYAIHARHCLNVVTEREGKPSAVLIRAIEPLVGLASMAQHRGIDLPGADAGESRNSERGQFLTPDRAPQFPLKLLRDLARGPGRLCQALAIDRSLDKHDLLLGSQLWITESLESLVSLASPLCANSPLAPRVTSAVRARHAPNARHSATNCAFARSPRIGVTSAQDMLLRYYLRDSLFLSGTHKFNRTEWE, encoded by the coding sequence ATGAACACATCACTTGGCAAGCATTTTTTTGCCCGAAAACCAGAAGTCGTGGCCCGCGACTTACTTGGCAAAATTTTAGTCCGCCAAGTCAGGGGACAGTTGGGATCCATGCTCCTCGCCGGACGCATTGTCGAGACCGAAGCCTACCTAGCGACCGGCGATCCGGCCTGTCATGCCAGTCGAGGGATGACGCGCAAGAACAGCACGATGTTTGAAAGGGCCGGGCTGGTCTATGTTTACGCCATTCACGCGCGGCACTGCCTGAATGTCGTCACCGAGCGTGAGGGGAAACCATCCGCCGTTCTGATCCGGGCGATCGAGCCTCTGGTGGGGCTCGCCAGCATGGCCCAGCATCGCGGAATCGACCTGCCGGGGGCTGATGCGGGTGAATCACGAAATTCAGAGCGCGGCCAGTTCCTTACGCCGGATAGAGCCCCGCAGTTCCCCTTGAAGTTGCTCCGCGACCTGGCCCGGGGGCCTGGTCGGCTCTGCCAGGCGCTGGCGATCGACCGGTCGCTCGATAAGCACGATCTGCTGCTGGGGTCGCAGCTCTGGATCACCGAGAGCCTAGAGAGCCTTGTCAGCCTCGCATCCCCGCTTTGTGCAAACAGCCCGCTCGCGCCGCGCGTGACCTCGGCTGTCCGCGCGCGGCACGCGCCCAACGCGCGCCACAGCGCAACAAATTGCGCTTTCGCGCGCTCTCCCCGGATCGGGGTCACTAGCGCGCAGGATATGCTCCTCCGCTATTACCTCCGCGACTCCCTCTTCCTCAGCGGCACCCACAAGTTCAACCGCACCGAGTGGGAGTGA
- a CDS encoding vitamin B12-dependent ribonucleotide reductase — translation MKKIDAIRELQKGLRVEPTFCPADLADPFDSVNWELRSAQIKDENGKLMFEQTDVEIPAGWTQLATNVIVSKYFYGENGTAERERSVKQLIHRVTRTIADWGIEDGYFASAEDGEQFYRELTWLCLNQHGAFNSPVWFNVGLFNQYGVTGAKCNWRWNPETGTTEQPENPYEYPQGSACFIQSVDDNMEAIMRLATSEAMLFKFGSGTGTDLSTLRSHREKLSGGGKPSGPLSFMRVYDQIAAVVKSGGKTRRAAKMQSLKVWHPDILEFVECKWKEERKAHVLIEKGGYEANFNGEAYSSILFQNANLSVRLTDEFMQAHEKNEKWATHWITDASKEGPVYEARWLLNRMAECAWQCGDPGVQYDTTINKWHTCPNSGRINASNPCSEYMFLDDTACNLSSINLMKFREADGSFNVDRFKTACRLFFIAQEILVDHASYPTEQIARNSHAFRPLGLGYSNLGSLIMSNGLPYDSEAAYGLCGSVTALLHGAANLASAEMAAVVGPFEGYEANREPFLRVMQMHRDAVEDINPAGPADLQEAARATWDQVLALGRRTGFRNAQATVLAPTGTISFMMDCDTTGIEPDIALVKYKQLAGGGMLKIVNGTVPMALGKLGYDDPQIKGILKYVNENDTIEGAPELADEHLAVFDCAFKPANGVRSINWRAHIRMMAAAQPFLSGAISKTVNMPTDVTPADIGDAYTWGWQLGLKALAIYRDGSKQSQPLNTKNDASKEKEAAAPAEKAVAKPRRERLPDTRQSVTHKFNVGGHEGYINVGLYPDGRPGELFITMAKEGSTIGGLMDAFGTAVSMSLQYGVPLEVLVNKFSHTRFEPMGHTTNPDIRIAKSVVDYIFRWLGINFLDGYREASLGYAATATTSDDQRSPAATKAGGPTAAGSTATASLPAAPQPAGKEATTSSTPAAAATSAITRSAAAAVEAARPTGKPAAAKVEVASLSSKNGVDTDLLERAGVAMKVDNNGAPIGSRSEQFAKFQSDAPSCGYCGNITVRNGNCYLCHNCGNSMGCS, via the coding sequence ATGAAGAAGATAGACGCAATTCGCGAACTTCAGAAGGGCTTGCGCGTTGAGCCAACCTTCTGCCCAGCCGACCTGGCTGACCCGTTTGACTCGGTGAATTGGGAGCTCCGTAGCGCCCAAATCAAGGACGAAAACGGCAAGCTGATGTTCGAGCAAACCGACGTGGAAATCCCCGCCGGGTGGACTCAGCTGGCCACGAATGTGATCGTCAGCAAATACTTTTATGGCGAAAATGGCACCGCTGAGCGCGAACGAAGCGTCAAGCAGCTGATTCACCGCGTGACCCGCACGATCGCCGACTGGGGGATCGAAGACGGCTATTTCGCCTCGGCTGAAGATGGCGAGCAGTTCTATCGCGAGCTCACCTGGCTCTGCCTCAATCAGCACGGCGCGTTCAACTCGCCAGTCTGGTTCAACGTCGGTCTGTTCAATCAGTACGGCGTGACCGGCGCGAAGTGCAACTGGCGCTGGAACCCTGAAACCGGCACCACCGAACAGCCCGAGAACCCCTACGAGTATCCGCAAGGCTCGGCCTGCTTTATCCAAAGCGTGGACGACAACATGGAAGCCATCATGCGATTGGCGACCAGCGAAGCGATGCTCTTTAAGTTCGGCAGCGGCACCGGCACCGATCTCTCGACCCTCCGCTCGCACCGCGAGAAGCTGTCGGGTGGTGGCAAGCCAAGCGGCCCGCTCTCGTTCATGCGTGTCTACGACCAAATCGCGGCCGTGGTGAAGAGTGGTGGCAAGACCCGCCGCGCTGCCAAGATGCAGTCGCTCAAGGTGTGGCACCCCGATATTCTCGAGTTCGTCGAGTGCAAGTGGAAGGAAGAGCGCAAGGCTCACGTCCTGATCGAAAAGGGTGGCTACGAAGCCAACTTCAACGGCGAAGCTTACAGCAGCATTCTGTTCCAGAACGCGAACCTCTCGGTCCGTCTGACCGACGAGTTCATGCAAGCTCACGAGAAGAACGAAAAGTGGGCGACCCACTGGATCACCGACGCTTCGAAGGAAGGTCCTGTCTACGAAGCACGCTGGCTGCTCAATCGCATGGCCGAATGTGCCTGGCAGTGCGGCGATCCTGGCGTGCAGTACGACACCACCATCAACAAGTGGCACACCTGCCCGAACTCGGGTCGCATTAATGCGAGCAACCCTTGCTCGGAATACATGTTCCTCGACGACACCGCGTGCAACCTCAGCAGCATCAACCTGATGAAGTTCCGCGAGGCCGATGGTTCGTTCAACGTCGATCGGTTCAAGACCGCTTGCCGCTTGTTCTTCATCGCGCAGGAAATCCTGGTCGATCACGCCAGCTATCCGACCGAGCAGATCGCTCGTAACAGCCACGCTTTCCGACCACTCGGCCTCGGTTACTCGAACCTTGGCAGCTTGATCATGAGCAACGGCCTGCCTTACGACAGCGAAGCTGCTTACGGCCTGTGCGGTTCGGTCACCGCCCTGCTGCATGGTGCTGCGAACCTCGCGAGCGCCGAAATGGCAGCCGTGGTTGGTCCGTTCGAAGGCTACGAAGCCAATCGCGAACCGTTCCTCCGCGTCATGCAAATGCACCGCGATGCCGTGGAAGATATCAATCCTGCTGGTCCTGCCGACCTGCAAGAGGCTGCCCGCGCCACGTGGGATCAGGTCCTCGCGCTTGGTCGTCGCACCGGTTTCCGCAACGCACAGGCAACCGTGCTTGCTCCCACCGGAACGATCAGCTTCATGATGGACTGCGACACCACCGGTATCGAGCCCGATATCGCCCTGGTGAAGTACAAGCAGCTCGCTGGTGGCGGCATGCTGAAGATCGTCAACGGCACAGTGCCGATGGCACTCGGCAAGCTCGGCTACGACGATCCGCAGATCAAGGGCATCCTGAAGTACGTCAACGAGAACGACACCATCGAAGGTGCACCCGAACTCGCCGACGAGCATCTCGCCGTGTTTGATTGTGCGTTCAAGCCGGCCAATGGCGTACGCAGCATCAACTGGCGTGCTCACATCCGCATGATGGCAGCGGCTCAGCCGTTCCTCAGCGGTGCGATCAGCAAGACGGTGAACATGCCGACCGACGTAACGCCAGCCGACATCGGCGACGCATATACGTGGGGCTGGCAGTTGGGTCTCAAGGCTTTGGCGATCTACCGCGACGGTAGCAAGCAGAGCCAACCCCTCAACACCAAGAACGACGCGAGCAAAGAGAAAGAAGCTGCCGCTCCAGCCGAGAAGGCAGTTGCCAAACCTCGTCGCGAACGTCTGCCCGACACCCGTCAGTCGGTTACGCACAAGTTCAACGTCGGTGGTCACGAAGGTTATATCAACGTCGGTCTTTACCCAGACGGACGCCCCGGCGAACTCTTCATCACCATGGCGAAGGAAGGTTCGACGATTGGCGGCTTGATGGATGCCTTCGGCACTGCGGTCTCGATGAGCTTGCAGTATGGTGTGCCGCTGGAAGTGCTCGTCAACAAGTTCTCGCACACGCGGTTCGAGCCGATGGGTCACACGACCAATCCCGACATCCGCATCGCGAAGAGCGTGGTCGACTACATCTTCCGCTGGCTCGGCATCAACTTCCTCGACGGTTATCGCGAAGCCTCGCTCGGCTATGCTGCCACAGCAACCACCAGCGATGATCAGCGCTCGCCCGCCGCCACGAAGGCTGGTGGGCCAACTGCCGCAGGAAGCACTGCAACTGCCAGCCTCCCTGCTGCTCCACAACCTGCAGGCAAAGAAGCCACCACCAGCAGCACTCCTGCTGCTGCCGCGACCAGTGCGATCACCCGATCGGCTGCCGCTGCTGTGGAAGCTGCTCGCCCCACGGGCAAGCCAGCTGCTGCGAAAGTGGAAGTTGCCAGCCTGAGCAGCAAGAACGGGGTCGACACCGACCTGCTCGAACGAGCCGGTGTGGCGATGAAAGTCGACAACAACGGTGCTCCGATTGGCAGCCGCAGCGAACAGTTCGCTAAGTTCCAGTCCGACGCTCCGAGCTGTGGCTACTGCGGTAACATCACCGTGCGTAACGGTAACTGCTACCTCTGCCACAACTGCGGCAACAGCATGGGCTGCTCGTAA
- a CDS encoding histidine triad nucleotide-binding protein, with protein MSKTIFQRIIDKEIPANIVYEDSLCLAFHDVSPQAPVHVLVIPKKPIVNLADFDDGDQALGGHLLWVIKVVAEKLGVDKSGYRVVANVGPDGGQSVDHLHFHILAKRPLAWPPG; from the coding sequence ATGTCCAAAACCATCTTCCAGCGGATCATCGATAAAGAGATCCCGGCCAACATCGTCTACGAAGACAGCCTCTGCCTCGCTTTCCACGATGTCAGCCCGCAAGCGCCGGTGCATGTGCTGGTGATTCCCAAAAAGCCGATCGTCAACCTCGCCGATTTCGACGATGGCGATCAGGCTCTCGGCGGGCATCTGCTGTGGGTCATCAAAGTGGTCGCCGAAAAACTAGGGGTCGACAAGTCGGGCTATCGCGTGGTGGCTAACGTCGGGCCCGATGGCGGCCAAAGTGTCGACCATCTCCATTTCCACATCCTTGCCAAACGGCCCCTCGCCTGGCCGCCAGGTTAA
- a CDS encoding NAD(P)-dependent alcohol dehydrogenase, whose product MTTIDAWVAASKKSKLTREQIDLGPIGAEEVEVAVEHCGICHSDLSVLNDDWGVSSYPAVLGHEAVGRVTAVGSAAKGLKVGQRVGIGWNSGSCMHCRPCKSGKNQLCSQAQPTIIGHRGGFASHMRAHWAWTIPLPENLNVAESGPLLCGGITVFNPIAMYAQPTSSVGIVGIGGLGHMGVKFAAAYGCEVTAFTSSESKFDEARSFGATNVVSSRDSAAISQLAGKLDLLIVTVNVSLDWPALLSALAPNGRLHVVGAVLEPMSIPALPLIFGQKSISGSPTGSPVDMEVMLEFAARHNITPQTEHYPMSQINEAFERLESGKARYRIILDSDFN is encoded by the coding sequence ATGACTACGATTGATGCCTGGGTAGCAGCGTCGAAGAAATCGAAGTTGACGCGCGAGCAGATCGACCTCGGACCGATCGGCGCGGAAGAGGTGGAAGTTGCTGTCGAACATTGCGGCATCTGCCACTCCGATCTGTCGGTGCTCAACGACGACTGGGGAGTCTCGTCCTATCCTGCCGTTCTGGGACACGAAGCTGTTGGGCGCGTCACCGCGGTTGGCTCGGCTGCCAAGGGGCTGAAAGTGGGGCAGCGCGTTGGGATCGGCTGGAACTCCGGCAGCTGCATGCATTGCCGTCCGTGCAAATCGGGCAAGAATCAGCTTTGCTCGCAAGCGCAGCCTACGATCATCGGCCATCGGGGCGGATTCGCCAGCCACATGCGGGCCCACTGGGCCTGGACGATTCCCCTGCCCGAAAACCTCAACGTCGCCGAGTCGGGGCCCCTGCTCTGCGGCGGCATCACCGTGTTCAACCCGATTGCCATGTATGCCCAACCGACCAGCAGCGTGGGGATTGTGGGGATCGGTGGCCTGGGGCATATGGGAGTGAAATTCGCCGCCGCTTACGGCTGTGAAGTCACAGCATTTACGTCGAGCGAAAGCAAGTTCGACGAAGCACGCTCGTTCGGTGCCACGAATGTCGTCTCCAGCCGCGACTCCGCAGCGATCAGCCAACTCGCTGGCAAGCTCGATCTGCTGATCGTCACCGTGAATGTTTCGCTCGACTGGCCGGCCCTCCTTAGTGCATTGGCCCCCAACGGTCGGCTGCATGTGGTTGGCGCGGTGCTCGAGCCGATGTCGATCCCCGCCCTGCCGCTGATCTTCGGCCAGAAGAGCATCTCCGGTTCACCCACCGGTTCGCCGGTCGATATGGAAGTGATGCTCGAGTTCGCTGCTCGTCACAACATCACGCCGCAAACCGAGCACTATCCGATGAGCCAGATCAACGAAGCGTTCGAGCGCCTCGAGTCGGGCAAAGCTCGCTATCGGATCATCCTCGATAGCGATTTTAATTAA
- a CDS encoding alpha/beta hydrolase-fold protein, with amino-acid sequence MHLQQRLFCVSALVAILSMTTSVQGVEPQFAAPPEGYDVRREGIERGKIELVEYASSTVGIDRKARVYTPPGYSAEIKYPVLYLLHGIGGDENEWTRHGAPDVILDNLYADKKLVPMIVVLPNGRASKELTARDPIPRQSPAFAMFEKELLVDLIPFIEKQYSVKSDRESRALAGLSMGGGQSLNFGLGNLDTFAWVGGFSSAPNTKRPEELIKDPAAAAKQLRLLYVACGDKDGLFRISENVHKMLEEKKIPHRYNVIADGKHDFKVWKSDLYQFAQLIFREPASSTAE; translated from the coding sequence ATGCATCTTCAGCAACGGCTGTTTTGTGTGAGTGCGCTTGTGGCGATCCTCTCGATGACGACTTCAGTGCAAGGCGTGGAGCCTCAGTTCGCCGCTCCTCCCGAGGGCTATGACGTCCGGCGAGAGGGGATCGAGCGCGGCAAGATCGAACTGGTCGAGTATGCTTCGAGCACCGTCGGCATCGACCGCAAAGCTCGGGTCTATACACCTCCTGGCTATTCAGCCGAGATCAAATATCCGGTCCTGTATCTGCTGCATGGCATCGGTGGCGACGAGAATGAATGGACCCGTCACGGCGCGCCCGATGTGATTCTCGATAATCTTTACGCCGATAAAAAACTGGTCCCCATGATCGTTGTGCTGCCGAATGGTCGCGCCTCGAAAGAGCTCACCGCGCGTGATCCGATTCCACGGCAGTCGCCAGCGTTTGCGATGTTCGAAAAAGAGCTGCTCGTCGATTTGATTCCGTTCATCGAGAAGCAATACTCCGTGAAGAGCGACCGCGAATCGCGTGCGCTCGCAGGGCTGTCGATGGGGGGTGGTCAGTCGCTCAACTTTGGCCTGGGAAACCTCGATACGTTTGCTTGGGTCGGTGGATTTTCATCAGCTCCCAACACGAAGCGCCCCGAAGAGTTGATCAAAGATCCAGCTGCTGCGGCCAAACAACTGCGGCTCCTCTACGTCGCGTGCGGCGATAAGGATGGTCTCTTCCGGATCAGCGAAAATGTGCACAAAATGCTCGAGGAAAAGAAGATCCCGCATCGCTACAACGTGATCGCCGACGGGAAGCACGATTTCAAAGTCTGGAAGAGCGATCTCTATCAATTCGCGCAGCTGATCTTCCGCGAACCAGCATCGAGCACTGCTGAGTAA